In Horticoccus luteus, the following proteins share a genomic window:
- a CDS encoding TraR/DksA family transcriptional regulator: MSALCRSLVVVNPASPPRLPMAKKKRPAKAKTKAARRTPPKVRKPAKKPVAAKRRPAAPPAKPARRPSTMEKPSKKSVLRDSILARKTAKPIAFSLDEVRAIAKTNVPKADTGAAEKVTAKASAAKAAAAAPLAKPAKPNHVKAASLSDILGFNPKKGSAPATLSDEEVPEKFRRYYRLLIDLRKSLTEGIELHSEETLKRSAKEDSGDLSSYGQHMADAGTDTFDRDFALSLVSSEQEALSEIDAAIKRIREGTYGICEVTQKPIAKERLLAVPFTRYSAEAQKNIERNRHRTRTQAGLLGELGEEGSKMRDDDGGGED; the protein is encoded by the coding sequence GTGTCCGCGTTGTGCCGGAGCCTTGTCGTCGTAAACCCAGCCTCACCCCCCAGACTCCCCATGGCTAAGAAAAAACGCCCCGCCAAAGCCAAAACGAAAGCAGCCCGCCGCACACCTCCCAAGGTGCGCAAGCCCGCGAAAAAGCCGGTCGCCGCCAAGCGCCGTCCGGCCGCTCCGCCGGCCAAGCCGGCCCGACGTCCCTCAACCATGGAAAAACCCTCTAAGAAATCTGTTCTGCGCGATAGCATTCTCGCCCGCAAAACCGCGAAACCAATCGCGTTTAGCCTCGATGAAGTGCGGGCCATCGCGAAGACCAATGTGCCCAAGGCCGACACGGGCGCTGCGGAAAAGGTCACCGCCAAGGCCAGCGCCGCGAAGGCCGCGGCCGCCGCTCCGCTGGCGAAACCGGCCAAGCCCAATCACGTGAAAGCGGCCTCGCTGAGCGATATTCTGGGCTTCAACCCGAAGAAAGGCAGCGCGCCGGCCACCTTGTCCGACGAAGAAGTGCCGGAGAAATTCCGCCGCTACTACCGCCTGCTGATTGATCTCCGGAAGAGCCTGACCGAAGGCATCGAACTGCACTCGGAAGAGACGCTTAAACGCTCCGCCAAGGAGGATTCGGGAGACCTTTCCAGCTACGGCCAGCACATGGCCGACGCCGGCACCGACACCTTTGACCGCGACTTCGCGCTCAGCCTGGTGTCCAGCGAACAGGAAGCGCTTTCCGAAATCGATGCGGCCATCAAACGCATCCGCGAGGGCACCTACGGCATTTGCGAAGTCACGCAGAAGCCCATTGCCAAGGAGCGCCTCCTCGCCGTGCCCTTCACCCGCTACTCCGCGGAAGCGCAGAAAAATATTGAGCGCAACCGCCACCGCACCCGCACGCAGGCCGGCCTGCTCGGCGAGCTGGGCGAAGAAGGCAGCAAGATGCGCGACGACGACGGCGGCGGCGAGGATTGA
- the lspA gene encoding signal peptidase II produces MLSYRVLWLVALSVFVADQLTKSWIASTLPLGTYGPRSAITVVSGFFYLVHVGNTGAAWSLFSGQSVVLALLAAATLVAIFFWRRALGLRDRTQQVCFGLLCGGITGNLVDRLRHKHVIDFLDFHFGTYVYPTFNVADIGICIGVVLYLWHSFRTTD; encoded by the coding sequence GTGCTCAGCTACCGCGTTCTGTGGCTGGTCGCGTTAAGCGTCTTCGTGGCCGATCAACTCACCAAGAGCTGGATCGCGTCCACGTTGCCGCTCGGGACTTACGGGCCCCGATCGGCCATCACCGTCGTTTCCGGATTCTTCTATCTGGTTCACGTCGGCAACACCGGAGCCGCGTGGAGCTTGTTCTCCGGCCAAAGCGTGGTCCTCGCCCTCCTCGCGGCCGCCACGCTGGTCGCCATCTTTTTCTGGCGGCGCGCGCTCGGTCTCCGCGATCGCACACAGCAAGTCTGCTTCGGTCTGCTGTGTGGCGGCATCACCGGCAACCTCGTCGATCGCTTGAGGCACAAACACGTCATCGACTTCCTCGATTTCCACTTTGGCACCTACGTGTATCCCACGTTCAACGTGGCCGATATTGGTATCTGCATCGGCGTCGTGCTCTACCTCTGGCACTCGTTCCGCACGACGGACTGA
- a CDS encoding YicC/YloC family endoribonuclease — translation MNSMTGYGRAAAAVENSTVTVQVSAVNRKTLDLTVSLPDEWESLEPDVMQRVRNCATRGKVHVDFEITGGGSASEWVWDETAAQAVIERLGRFAAQQGVAFQPSAELLWQVANSQRRTARLPTVDAARPLLLAALEEALRDFVAMRATEGETLLADFAQRLALLRDHVEAIAARAPEVPVNYRDLLMKRLRDAGLELNLADERVLKEIALFADRCDISEEITRFRSHADQFAGLLKSHGEIGRKAEFILQEMGREVHTMGSKANDLTIARHVIELKNELERIREQIANVE, via the coding sequence ATGAACAGCATGACCGGATATGGCCGCGCAGCCGCCGCGGTGGAAAACAGCACGGTGACGGTGCAGGTCAGCGCCGTAAACCGCAAGACGCTGGATCTCACGGTCTCGCTGCCGGATGAGTGGGAGTCGCTGGAGCCGGACGTGATGCAGCGGGTGAGGAATTGTGCGACGCGGGGAAAAGTGCATGTCGATTTCGAAATAACCGGCGGCGGCAGTGCCAGCGAATGGGTATGGGACGAGACGGCGGCGCAGGCGGTGATCGAGCGCCTTGGCCGGTTCGCCGCGCAGCAGGGCGTGGCGTTTCAACCGTCCGCCGAGCTTTTGTGGCAGGTGGCCAATTCGCAGCGCCGCACCGCGCGTCTGCCGACCGTCGATGCCGCGCGACCGTTGTTGCTGGCGGCGCTGGAAGAGGCGTTGCGCGATTTTGTGGCGATGCGTGCGACGGAGGGCGAGACGTTGCTGGCAGACTTTGCGCAGCGGCTGGCGTTGCTGCGAGATCACGTGGAGGCGATTGCAGCGCGGGCGCCGGAAGTGCCGGTGAACTATCGCGACTTGCTCATGAAGCGGTTGCGCGACGCCGGGCTGGAACTGAATCTGGCGGACGAACGGGTGTTGAAGGAAATCGCGCTATTTGCCGATCGGTGCGACATCAGCGAGGAGATCACGCGTTTTCGCAGTCATGCGGATCAGTTCGCAGGGTTGCTCAAGTCACACGGCGAGATTGGGCGCAAAGCTGAATTTATTCTGCAGGAAATGGGTCGTGAAGTGCACACGATGGGCAGCAAAGCCAACGATCTCACGATCGCGCGTCACGTCATTGAACTGAAGAACGAGCTCGAGCGGATTCGCGAGCAGATCGCCAACGTCGAGTAG
- the trpB gene encoding tryptophan synthase subunit beta: MSAASSTPPLDRFSLPDAGGHFGRYGGTFVPETLMTALAELTAAYLVARDDPGFQAELRHHLKEFAGRPTELYFAERLTAHVGGAKIYFKREDLLHTGAHKINNALAQALLARRMGKKRIIAETGAGQHGVATASVCAKFGLECVIYMGAHDMERQALNVFRMRLMGATVVGVEAGQKTLKEAINEAMRDWVTNVRHTHYILGTAYGAHPYPMMVRDFHRVIGLEAKEQLLAREGRLPDEMVACVGGGSNAIGLFFEFLEDPGVRLFGVEAGGRGIKRGEHAARFAGGRLGVLQGCKTFLLQDAEGQIELTHSVSAGLDYAAVGPEHAFYRDRGRIEFGYATDAEVMEAFQLCSRQEGIIPALESTHALAFGLKRARDLGPDKVVVIGLSGRGDKDVQQVAALLEKTKA, from the coding sequence ATGTCCGCTGCTTCTTCCACGCCGCCTCTCGACCGTTTCTCGCTGCCCGATGCCGGGGGGCATTTCGGACGTTATGGCGGCACGTTTGTGCCGGAGACGTTGATGACGGCGTTGGCGGAATTAACCGCGGCTTATCTGGTCGCGCGCGACGATCCCGGCTTTCAAGCGGAGTTGCGGCACCATTTGAAGGAGTTCGCGGGGCGCCCCACCGAGCTCTACTTCGCCGAACGGCTGACGGCGCACGTCGGAGGCGCGAAAATCTATTTCAAGCGCGAGGATCTGCTGCACACCGGGGCGCACAAAATCAACAACGCGCTCGCGCAGGCGTTGCTCGCGCGACGCATGGGGAAAAAGCGGATCATCGCGGAAACGGGGGCGGGACAGCACGGTGTCGCGACGGCGAGCGTCTGCGCGAAGTTCGGCCTCGAATGCGTGATCTACATGGGCGCGCACGATATGGAGCGCCAGGCGTTGAACGTGTTTCGCATGCGACTGATGGGCGCCACGGTCGTGGGCGTCGAGGCGGGGCAGAAGACGTTGAAGGAAGCGATCAATGAAGCGATGCGCGACTGGGTGACGAATGTGCGGCACACGCACTATATTCTCGGCACCGCTTACGGCGCGCATCCGTATCCGATGATGGTGCGCGATTTTCATCGGGTGATTGGGCTCGAGGCCAAGGAGCAATTGCTCGCGCGCGAAGGCCGGCTGCCGGACGAAATGGTCGCGTGCGTCGGTGGAGGCAGCAATGCGATCGGGTTGTTCTTCGAATTTCTGGAGGATCCGGGCGTGCGATTGTTTGGCGTGGAAGCCGGTGGCAGAGGCATCAAGCGAGGGGAGCACGCCGCGCGTTTCGCCGGAGGCCGGCTGGGGGTGTTGCAAGGGTGCAAAACCTTTCTGCTGCAAGATGCGGAAGGACAGATCGAGCTGACGCACTCCGTTTCGGCGGGACTCGATTACGCCGCGGTGGGACCGGAGCACGCTTTCTATCGGGATCGCGGGCGGATCGAATTCGGCTACGCGACGGACGCGGAAGTGATGGAGGCGTTTCAACTGTGCTCGCGGCAGGAGGGCATCATCCCGGCGCTCGAGTCGACGCACGCCTTGGCGTTTGGCTTGAAGCGAGCGCGCGACCTCGGGCCGGATAAAGTCGTCGTGATCGGGCTTTCCGGCCGCGGCGATAAAGATGTGCAGCAGGTCGCCGCGTTGCTGGAGAAAACGAAGGCATGA
- a CDS encoding PP2C family protein-serine/threonine phosphatase has translation MLLVFIGILIGAVPLLWSMYRARRQTERIEEEKQQVTQERQQVVDFMHHMVEALGEGLSPAELHQRVVHAAILCSGALSACLFERTEAGRVRTAAVEGLFPPHRPLDVTDRAKLATRARFIEQVLRAETFPDNEGIVGAVIQTGRGQLVADAAVDPRVVRHDDLALKVRSVIAVPLQFRDRFFGVLAVANSADGEPFTETDFSLMQSLAEQAALALHNAEFLHYQIEKKQLDLDLSLASGIQQMLLPRAFPQIAGLEVDARYTPAQKVGGDFYDLIPLDAQRLGVAVADVSGKGIPASLLMAICRTNLRQIAPRHISPAAALVELNRTLGAEVLRGMFITLVYAVIDAVQNDVVFARAGHELPLLCRRDATGVARSEFVGSEGMPVGMVPDELFAGVIADRRESFRPGDVFMLYTDGITEAPNPEQKEFAAPRLLDAVNALHTRPAAEINDGLIEIVARFTAGEPQRDDLTVVTLRRS, from the coding sequence ATGCTTCTGGTTTTTATCGGTATCTTGATCGGCGCAGTGCCTTTGCTGTGGTCGATGTATCGGGCCCGCCGCCAAACGGAGCGCATTGAAGAGGAAAAGCAGCAGGTGACGCAGGAACGCCAGCAGGTGGTGGATTTCATGCATCACATGGTCGAGGCGCTGGGCGAGGGATTGAGTCCGGCGGAGTTGCATCAGCGCGTGGTGCACGCCGCGATCCTATGCTCGGGCGCGTTGAGTGCGTGCCTCTTTGAACGCACGGAGGCCGGGCGCGTGCGCACGGCGGCGGTGGAAGGGTTGTTTCCTCCCCATCGGCCCCTTGACGTGACCGATCGGGCGAAGCTCGCGACGCGCGCGCGCTTCATCGAGCAGGTGCTGAGGGCGGAGACTTTTCCCGACAACGAAGGCATCGTCGGGGCGGTGATTCAGACGGGGCGGGGCCAGCTCGTTGCCGATGCAGCGGTGGATCCGCGCGTCGTGCGGCACGACGATCTGGCGCTCAAAGTGCGCTCGGTGATCGCGGTGCCGTTGCAGTTTCGCGACCGGTTTTTCGGCGTGCTTGCGGTGGCGAACTCGGCCGACGGAGAGCCGTTTACGGAAACGGATTTCTCATTGATGCAATCGCTGGCTGAGCAGGCGGCGCTCGCGTTGCACAACGCGGAGTTTCTGCACTACCAGATCGAGAAAAAGCAGCTGGATCTCGATCTCTCGCTCGCGAGCGGCATCCAGCAGATGTTGCTGCCGAGGGCGTTTCCCCAGATCGCGGGGCTGGAGGTCGACGCGCGCTACACGCCGGCACAGAAAGTGGGCGGCGACTTCTACGACTTGATCCCGCTCGACGCCCAGCGGCTCGGCGTGGCGGTCGCGGACGTATCGGGCAAGGGCATTCCTGCGTCGCTGTTGATGGCGATCTGCCGGACAAACCTGCGGCAGATCGCGCCGCGGCACATTTCGCCGGCGGCGGCGCTGGTGGAGTTGAACCGCACGCTGGGCGCGGAAGTGCTGCGCGGGATGTTCATCACGCTGGTGTATGCGGTCATCGATGCCGTTCAAAACGACGTGGTTTTCGCGCGCGCGGGACATGAGTTGCCGTTGCTTTGCCGGCGAGATGCCACTGGCGTGGCGCGCAGCGAATTCGTCGGCTCCGAAGGCATGCCGGTGGGCATGGTGCCGGACGAATTGTTTGCCGGGGTGATCGCGGATCGGCGCGAGTCGTTCCGCCCGGGTGATGTGTTCATGCTCTACACGGACGGGATCACGGAGGCGCCGAACCCGGAGCAAAAGGAGTTCGCGGCGCCGCGTCTGCTCGACGCCGTCAATGCGTTGCACACGCGCCCGGCCGCGGAAATCAACGATGGCTTGATCGAGATCGTGGCGCGTTTCACGGCCGGCGAGCCACAACGCGATGATCTCACCGTGGTGACGCTCCGACGGAGCTGA
- a CDS encoding STAS domain-containing protein, giving the protein MPDTGKPVYLVDAHADPVVVRIEGRASFQNSACLRDFVTEMVRQGRRRFVLDFLHCTSMDSTFLGVLAGAALELRKQPDASFVLVRLGPRNLELIRNLGLHRLLTVDAPEGGLNFDDCDRALACGERSELENARLVLEAHENLVAADEHNRAKFQDVLTFLKNRVDGH; this is encoded by the coding sequence ATGCCCGACACTGGCAAACCTGTCTATCTGGTCGACGCTCACGCCGATCCGGTCGTCGTGCGCATCGAGGGACGAGCCTCGTTTCAAAACAGCGCCTGCCTGCGCGATTTTGTGACGGAAATGGTGCGGCAAGGCCGGCGGCGTTTCGTGTTGGACTTCCTGCATTGCACGAGCATGGACAGCACCTTTCTCGGCGTGCTGGCGGGCGCGGCACTGGAACTGCGGAAGCAACCCGACGCGAGTTTCGTGCTCGTGCGCCTCGGGCCGCGCAACCTGGAGTTGATTCGCAACCTCGGTTTGCACCGGCTCCTGACCGTCGACGCACCGGAAGGCGGCCTCAATTTCGACGATTGCGACCGCGCTCTCGCCTGCGGCGAGCGTTCGGAACTTGAGAACGCCCGCTTGGTGCTGGAAGCGCACGAAAACCTCGTGGCGGCCGACGAACACAACCGCGCGAAATTTCAGGACGTTTTAACGTTCCTCAAGAACCGCGTCGACGGACACTGA
- a CDS encoding aconitate hydratase — protein MQVPNPFMTRQTFTVGGAEHTFYSLPQLEKAGFKISRLPVTIRLVLESLLRNCDGQRVSEQAVKDLAGWGAKAPRTEEVPFVVARIVLQDFTGVPLLVDLAAMRAAVARLGKNPKIIEPLVPVDLVVDHSVQVDFAGSAEAFKKNLELEFSRNRERYEFLKWGMQAFDTFKVVPPGIGIVHQVNLEYLAKGVLRNEDGVCYPDTLVGTDSHTTMINGLGIVGWGVGGIEAEAGMLGQPVYFLTPDVVGVHLTGALREGVTATDLALTITQMLRKAKVVGKFVEFYGPGAAALPVVDRATIGNMAPEYGATMGFFPIDVECTNYLRATGRDESHVALYEAYYKAQGLWGVPQRGQIDYSQDLELDLASVVPSVAGPKRPQDRIELPQLKNEFANALVKPVAESGFGKQAGDLAKEFNVDASRALQYHAGGGSQEPVSVQKSEAKSTSVFTEHEMAQNRPTPDALVAPAGEMHSRIRHGSVLIAAITSCTNTSNPSVMLAAGLLAKKAVEKGLKVNPVVKSSLAPGSRVVTDYLNKTGLQPYLDQLGFQTVGYGCTTCIGNSGPLHPAIEDVVVKNDLVAASVLSGNRNFEARVHQNIKANFLMSPPLVVAFALAGRVDIDLTREPLGRDRDGRDVFLKDIWPTLQEVRDQLQAALKPEVFRRLYTDFAAQNPKWNEIPETTGDVYQFDAGSTYIQEPPFFAGFGLNPGAVGEIKGARALGVFGDSVTTDHISPAGAIKKTSPAGKYLLEHKVAFEDFNSYGSRRGNDRVMTRGTFANVRIKNLMLGGEEGGNTLYFHSRTGTAADGTDRPDGKTGAPEKMSIFDAAMLYQAEGTPLIIVAGQEYGTGSSRDWAAKGTNLLGVKAVVAQSFERIHRSNLVGMGVLPLQFKDGDTAVTLKLNGTEKFDVVGIGPDLKPQQDLTLVITRADGAQEKLAVRCRIDTPIEVDYYQHGGILPYVLRQIIAAN, from the coding sequence ATGCAAGTCCCGAATCCGTTCATGACGCGCCAGACGTTCACCGTTGGCGGCGCCGAGCATACGTTTTATTCGCTGCCGCAGCTTGAGAAAGCTGGGTTCAAGATTTCCCGCCTGCCGGTGACGATCCGGCTCGTGCTGGAATCGCTGCTGCGCAACTGCGACGGTCAGCGGGTCTCGGAGCAGGCGGTGAAGGATTTGGCCGGTTGGGGCGCGAAGGCGCCGCGCACGGAGGAGGTGCCTTTCGTCGTCGCGCGGATCGTGCTGCAGGACTTCACGGGCGTGCCCTTGCTGGTGGATCTCGCGGCGATGCGGGCGGCGGTCGCGCGGCTCGGCAAAAACCCGAAGATCATCGAGCCGCTGGTGCCGGTGGACTTGGTGGTTGACCATTCCGTGCAAGTGGATTTCGCGGGCTCGGCGGAGGCGTTTAAGAAGAACCTTGAGCTGGAGTTTTCGCGCAACCGGGAGCGTTACGAATTTCTGAAGTGGGGCATGCAGGCTTTCGACACGTTCAAGGTGGTGCCGCCGGGCATCGGCATCGTGCACCAGGTGAACTTGGAGTATCTGGCCAAAGGCGTGCTGCGGAACGAAGACGGCGTCTGTTATCCGGATACACTGGTCGGCACCGATTCGCACACGACGATGATCAACGGTCTCGGGATCGTGGGCTGGGGTGTCGGTGGAATCGAGGCCGAAGCCGGCATGCTGGGTCAGCCGGTTTATTTCCTCACGCCGGATGTCGTCGGCGTGCACCTGACAGGCGCGTTGCGCGAAGGGGTGACGGCGACTGATCTTGCGCTCACGATCACGCAGATGCTGCGCAAGGCGAAGGTGGTCGGAAAATTCGTGGAGTTTTACGGACCGGGCGCCGCGGCGCTCCCGGTGGTCGATCGGGCAACGATTGGCAACATGGCGCCGGAATACGGGGCGACGATGGGCTTCTTTCCCATCGATGTGGAATGCACGAACTATCTTCGCGCCACGGGGCGGGATGAGAGCCACGTCGCGCTTTACGAGGCCTATTACAAAGCGCAGGGCTTGTGGGGCGTGCCGCAGCGCGGCCAGATCGACTACTCGCAGGACCTGGAACTCGACCTCGCGAGCGTGGTGCCGAGCGTCGCCGGTCCGAAGCGCCCGCAGGATCGCATCGAGTTGCCGCAGTTGAAGAACGAATTTGCGAATGCGCTCGTGAAGCCGGTCGCCGAAAGCGGCTTTGGCAAACAGGCGGGCGATCTCGCCAAGGAGTTCAACGTCGATGCGAGCCGCGCGCTGCAATATCATGCGGGTGGCGGCAGTCAGGAGCCGGTCTCGGTGCAAAAATCCGAAGCGAAATCCACGAGTGTTTTCACGGAGCACGAAATGGCGCAAAACCGGCCGACGCCGGATGCGTTGGTCGCCCCCGCGGGGGAAATGCACAGCCGGATTCGCCACGGCAGCGTGCTCATCGCGGCCATCACGAGCTGCACCAATACGTCGAATCCCAGCGTGATGCTGGCGGCGGGCTTGCTGGCGAAAAAGGCGGTGGAGAAGGGGCTCAAGGTGAACCCCGTCGTGAAATCCTCGCTCGCGCCTGGTTCACGTGTCGTCACCGATTATCTGAACAAGACGGGCTTGCAGCCCTATCTCGACCAGCTCGGGTTTCAAACCGTGGGCTATGGTTGCACGACGTGCATCGGCAACTCCGGTCCGCTGCATCCGGCGATCGAAGACGTGGTCGTGAAAAACGATCTCGTCGCGGCCTCGGTGCTTTCCGGCAACCGCAATTTCGAGGCGCGGGTGCATCAAAACATCAAGGCGAACTTCCTGATGTCGCCGCCGCTGGTGGTGGCCTTTGCGCTGGCGGGCCGCGTGGATATCGATCTGACCCGCGAGCCGCTCGGCCGCGATCGCGACGGGCGCGACGTGTTCCTGAAGGACATCTGGCCGACGTTGCAGGAGGTGCGCGATCAACTGCAGGCGGCATTGAAACCGGAAGTCTTTCGCCGGCTCTACACGGACTTCGCAGCCCAAAATCCCAAGTGGAATGAAATCCCGGAGACGACGGGCGATGTGTATCAATTCGATGCCGGTTCAACCTACATCCAGGAACCGCCGTTTTTCGCCGGGTTCGGTCTGAATCCCGGAGCCGTCGGCGAGATCAAGGGCGCCCGGGCGCTGGGCGTTTTCGGCGACTCGGTGACGACCGATCACATCTCACCGGCGGGAGCGATCAAGAAGACCTCGCCGGCGGGCAAGTATCTGCTCGAGCACAAGGTGGCGTTCGAGGACTTCAACAGCTATGGTTCCCGCCGCGGCAACGACCGCGTGATGACGCGCGGCACCTTCGCCAATGTGCGGATCAAGAACCTCATGCTCGGCGGCGAGGAAGGCGGCAACACGCTGTATTTCCACTCCCGCACGGGCACGGCGGCGGACGGCACGGATCGGCCGGACGGCAAAACGGGAGCGCCCGAGAAGATGAGCATCTTTGACGCCGCGATGCTGTATCAGGCCGAAGGCACGCCGCTCATCATCGTGGCAGGCCAGGAATACGGCACGGGATCTTCCCGCGACTGGGCGGCGAAGGGCACGAACCTGCTCGGGGTCAAGGCGGTCGTCGCGCAAAGCTTTGAACGCATCCATCGTTCGAATCTCGTCGGCATGGGCGTGCTGCCGCTCCAGTTCAAGGACGGCGATACGGCGGTGACGCTGAAGCTCAACGGCACCGAAAAATTCGATGTCGTGGGAATCGGTCCCGACTTGAAGCCGCAACAGGATCTCACACTGGTCATCACGCGGGCCGATGGCGCGCAGGAGAAGCTGGCGGTGCGGTGCCGGATCGATACGCCGATCGAAGTGGACTACTACCAGCACGGCGGAATTTTGCCTTACGTGCTGCGGCAGATCATCGCGGCGAATTAA